CCGCGGACCTGATGGATACCAGGCTGGACGGAAGCCACCGGGACGGGCACGGCTCCCCGCAGACCTTGCCAAGAGCGGCGTCGGGAACATCTCTAGCACCTCTAAAGTCTCTAAAAGATACGGAGTGCGGCCGGCTGGCCGCGATGATCGAAGAGCTCGAGTTGCCTACCACCAGAAGACGCTTCGTGCCCGGAGACGTCGTCTACCAGGGCCGGGAGCCCGAAGACGGGCTGTACATACTGACCGAGGGTATCTTGAGCGTCAGTGACCTCCTGCCCGGTGGCAAGAGCTTTACGACCAGGATGCTCACCGTCTCCGACACCTTCGGCCGCCTGAATCCTACCGACCCGGAAGAGACGCTGACCGTCCCCTCGACGGATGCCGCGTTCTATGCCGGCTACGTCGAGGCCAGCGCCACGGCTCTCACGGACTCCGAGATCCTCAAGGTGCCCAAGGCGCTTTTGCGCCGGGCGCTGCGCCTGTCGCCGGAGGCGGCGCTGTCGCTGGCAACGCTAACAGAGCTCAGGCTGGCCGAGCAGGAAAGGCTCGTGCGGGTCCTGTCTTCGCGCCGGACCGAGTCCAGGCTCGCGGGACTTCTACCCCTGCTAGCCGAGAAGTTCTCCAGGGGAGACGGCGGAGATGGCGGAGAGGGTGCCGTGATCATGCTGCGCCTGACGCACCAGGACCTTTCCGACATGATCTCTACCACGCGTGAGTCGGTCACCAAGGCCATATCGGACCTGCAGGCCCGCCAAGCCATAGGCTACTCCCGAGGTCTCATAGTCCTGCTGGATCCGGAAAAGCTCCGGTACGCCGCCACCGGCTGATCAGACGTTGACCAGACGTGACGGAAACCCGCAATTGGGGCTTTATCTCCAGCGCGAGATATCCTGGCTCGTAGGGCTGTGCAAAGAGGCAAGCTTTACCCGCGAGGGTGCGAGCATCATGCGTATCCTGTCCGAGATGGAGCGCCAGGGCGAGCTGCGCGAAGACGACAAGCGGCACGCGCTGGAGGTCGCAGAGCACGTGCGGTACGTGGAGCTTCTGGAGCCCTCGCCGGAGACCTTGCAGAGGAATACGAAGTAATAGTCCGACTACCTACACGGCCGGGCGGTACTCCGGCTCCTCCCGGCGCACCGTGAACCTGTCCGACGGCCTGGACGAAGACAGGCTGGACCGCCACTCCGAAGATTGTCTACCCGGGGCCGCCGTCCGCGACTGCCCGGAGACCCTGCAAGCGGAGCGGAGCGAGTCCGGGAACGCATAGAGTGTACCGGACGCGGGCCCGGGATCTTTACGGACCGGCGAGGCCGGACGTAGTGCGGGTTGCCAGGTCGCGCACGACCGCGAACGTGGATCCCGTCTCGCGGTACACCTGTAGCTGGCGGACGGACTCGGGGACGTCCTCTAGCAGCCTTTGCGCGCCGGAGAGGTCGCGTTCCGTCTCGGCCTCGAGCCACTCTACGAGTGACTCCACGGCGCGGCGGGTCTGTACAGCCTCGCCGCGTCCGGGGTCCAGGAACTCGCCGTACAGCCCGTACTGCTGGGCGCTCCACTTGTTCTCCTCGATCTCGCGCACCGGGAGTATCGGGCGGGGCTCGCCGGAGTCGTATTCTGCGAGGATGCGATCGCAGAGGGCTGCCGTGAGGATTATCAGGGCCTCGTTACGGGCCGCGTCGGTCTGGGCGTCGAAGGCCCGGATCTCCATCGTGCCGAGGACGGGGTGGGGGCGGACGTCCCACCAGATCTCACCGAGCTTGGCTATCCGGCCCGTCTGGTACAGGAGGTCCAGGTGCTCGGTGTAGCGGAACCAGTTGGCGAAGGCTTCGGGGAGCCCGGCTCGCGGCACGCCCCGGGAGAACACGAAGGCCCTGGCGGAGTGCTGGTCCACGAGCTCGTTCTGCCAGAACGGGGAGTTGGCCGAGAGCGCCAGGAGGTGCGGCACGTACTCCCGCAGGCGGTTGTAGAGGTAGATCGCCCGCTCCCTGCCGCCGACGGAGTAGTGGACGTGCAGGGAGAAGGTGTTGTTGCGCCGGATGAGCCAGCCCAGCTTCTCTTTCAATCGCTGGTAGTGGGGCTGGTCGATGATCTCCTGCTCCCGGAAGTCCCCGATGGGATGGGTGCCGCTGGCCCCGAGCAGGCGGCCGAGGCCGTCCGCGTAGCCGGCGAGGGCTCGCCGGCGGCTAACGAGGTCCCCCGCCACGCCACCGGGAGCGGGGTGGACGCCGGAGTTTGACTCTATCTCGCAGTCTATGAGCTCGCCCGAGAAGTCGCCCTCCGGGGCGTCGGCCAGGATCTCCTGCGCCCCGCCCGCGAGCTTGCCGGAGCCGGGGTCGGCGAGCCACAACTCCTCTTCGGCCCCGAGCATCGCCTCCGGCGCGCCGGTCTCGTAGGCGTCCTCCGGGATCAGGCTCTTACCTTCGGCCATCATCTCCGGCTATCCTGTCTCGTGTCATCGCTTTCCTCGCTTAGCTCTTTTAGATCTTTTTAGAACTTTAGATCTCGCCGTAGGCCTTTTCTCCCGCCGTGACCGCCACCGGCAGGTGGTTCTCCGGCGGGGGGAGCGGGCAGTCCCACAGCGGATTGTAGGCGCAGGAGGGATTGTAGGCGTAGTTGAAGTCCACGACGAGGCCCCCGGCCTCCGCGCCGAGGTCGGCGTGCTTTATCGTGTCGAGCACGTAGCGGCCGCCGCCGTAGCTCTCGCGGCCGCTGGTGGCGTCCCGGAACGGCAGCAGGAGCCCGCCGCCGTAGCCCTCGATCCAGAAAAGTGAGAGCGAGACCTCCGCGCCGCCGAGCTCGAAACCCACCCGCCCGAACCGGCGCAGCCGGGTCGTGCCGTCCCCGTCGAGGTCCAGCGCGAGCGTCTCGGGCTCCGCCTCTTCCACCCGGAGCGTGTAGCGCAGCGCGGGGTCGTAGGGATGGTAGTCGAGCCCCTGGAAACCCGCGCGATCCTCCTCCGGCAGCGGCGACTGTGAATGGTGGCGGAAAAGCTCGTCCCTCTCCCGACGGAACTCCGTGAGCCGGGCCGCCTCGTCCCGTTCGGGGGAGCAGGCGCGGGCGTACATCTCCGCGACGCGGCGGCGGTAGTCGAGAAGCTGTTCGTAGTCGGACACTGTGACGGTCTTCCTCCTCCGGGGTGGGATGGTGGACGAGACGTATAACCTGCTGCCGGGACCTTGGCGCGTGGTTAGAATATCCGATAACCGACGACGCGGCCCGTACGGCCCGTACGGCGCACCGGAACACCGAGAGGTTCGAGAAGTTCGAGAGGAGGCGCATGACGCCAGGAGTTGGAGACAGGGCCCCGGAGTTCAGCCTGCCGGCGGACGACTGGAGCAACGAGGTCTCTCTGTCGGAGCTCAACGCCGGCGGGCCGGTGGTGCTGTTCTTCTACCCCGGTGACTGGTCCAGCGTGTGCAGCGACCAGCTCGGGTTCTTGCAGGCCAGCCTGGAGCTGTTCTCCCAGCGCGGAGCCTCCGTGGCCGCCGTGAGCGCCGACTCCCCCTGGTCGCACCGGGCCTTCGCCGAGCAGCGCGGCATCACGTTCCCGCTGCTTTCCGACTTCCGGGGGGACGCGCTCTCGGAGTACGGGGTCCAACACGAGCGGGGCTTCCCCGAGAGGGCGTACTTCGTCATAGACTCGGAGGGTGTGATCCGCACCCGCCGGGTTGAGGACTCTCCGGGGGAGCAGCCGCCGCTGAACGAGGTGCTCGCCGACCTGGACGAGGCCCTCTAGGCCGGGAGGAGGAGCTTGCAACGAGGCGAGGGCAGAGCCGATAGACCCAACAAGCCAGCGCCGGTTCCGGCCCCGGTGATCGCGGCCTGCGTCACGACGACGCTGACCCTGGTGTACAGCGCGCCCACGCCCGGCGTCGGGTCGCGCTACGCGGACACCGGGACGTCGCACGAGTCCCGGATGCTCTCCGCCGTGCCCGCCCGCGAGGCGCTCTCCAGCCTCGCCTCGGACGGTAGCGCCGCGGGCGGCGTGGGCGAGGCCGTGCTAGAGGCGGTGCGGGGCGCGCTGCTCCTGGGGGCCGACGCCGGGCAGCGGGCGGCCGCCATGCTCGCCCCGCTCGTGAGATCCGCCGCCACGGGCGAGGCCGCGAGCCGGGTGCTCTCGCGTCTCGGGGCCTCCGAGGTCTCGCCGTTTGCGCGGGCGCTGGATCTCGCGGGGGACCCCGGGCCGCTCAGGGGCGCCCTGAGCCTTGCGCTCGGGGGCTCGGGCGAGGCCCGGGAGACCACGCTGCGCGAGGTGATGCGCTTTACCGCCTCCCGCGACCCGCTCGCCCGCGAGTACGCCCGCGACTACGAGGTGACCCGGGGCCTCGCCGAGCCCGCGCTGCTCGGTTCGCTCTCCCGCGCCGAATCCGCCCGGGCCTCGCTGGTGCAGTCCTACCTGGAGGTGCTCTCCGAGGTTCCCGACCTCGACGTTGCGCGCCGGGCCGGGCGGCAGGAGGCCGAGGACGTCTCGCGCATGGCCCGGGGCGCGCTCAAGTCCGGCGGCGCGCACTCCCGGCGCGGGCTGCAGGCCGTACAGAACCTGGACGGCATACTCCGCGCCGACTCCCGACTCTCGCCCACGGCGACGGAGCCGTACGTGATCCCGGCCGCGTTCCTGGTCTCTCTCGCCTACGGACCCGACGCCCTCGTCGGCCGCCTGCGGCCCGCAACCGGCGGCTGAAGTTCGGGCGCCGGGTCCGGCAAGAGGCCCTCGTAAGGGGCGTAAGAAGCGTAAGAAGTTTCCCCGGTTCCCGGAGGCGGTTCGGTTAGAATCCAACCGTAGTCCGGCTGAGCGGCGCGAGACGCGCGGAGCGCGCAAGAGTAAGCGAAGTCTCTCAGGAGAGGAGGCCCGGTAGGGTGAAGGCGCTAGTAATAGTGGGGCACGGGTCCCACCTCAACGGAGACTCCAGCCTGCCCGTGTACGAGCACGCACGGCGTATCCGAGAAGAGTTTCCCGAGGAGTACGACGAGGTCGTCGAGTGCTTCTGGAAGGAGGAGCCCTCGATGCGGCACGTGCTGAACACCATCGAGTCCGAGGAGGTCTACGTCGTGCCGGCGTTCATCTCCGAAGGGTACTTTACCCAGCAGGTGATACCGCGCGAGCTCGGGCTTGACGGCGAGGTAACGCACCGCGGCGGCAAGACGATACGCTACGCCGGGCCCTTGGGGACCTTCGATCTGATGGCGGACGTGATCCTGGAGCGCACGGCGGATCTGATGCGGGACAAGAGCCCGGAACCGGGAGAGACAGAGCTCGTCCTGCTCGGCCACGGCACGGATATGAACAAGAACTCCAGCGGCGTCATCTACCTCAACGCGGAGCGTATCCGCGAGCGCGGCGGCTACGACGAGATCGGGGTCGGGTTCCTGGATCAGGAGCCAGAGATCAAGGGCGTAGTGGAGGCCTCCGACGCGGCCAACCTCATCGTGCTCCCGGTCTTTATCGCCGATGGCTGGCACACCCGCGAGACCATCCCCGAGGACCTCGGCCTCACCGGGGAGGTGACCCGGCTGCCGGGAGACGCAGGTGAGACGGAGAAGACGGTGTTCTACGGCGCGCCCGTGGGCACTCATCCCTCGATGGCGGGGCTCATCGCCGCCCGGGCGCGGGCCCTCGCCCCGGAAGGATCGGGAAGTTCGGGAGATTCTGGAAACTCGCAAGAACGGGAGCCGTTTGCATCCGGCGTCTCCTGATCCCGCCCGGACCCGGCCCCTCGCCCGGAGGGCCCGGGAGGCGTTCTCCGCCTGGGTCTCCGAGGAGCCGGCCGGCAGGGTCTTCGCCCAGGTCCTCATCCGGCGCGTCGAGCCGGACGAGACCCCTTCAGGCCCGACCGGCGGCGGCTACGAGCTGCGGCACGCCGACGACGTGGACCGCCTACCCCGGGAGCTGAACACGTACGAGGACCCGCGCCAGGCGCGGGAGATAGCCAAGCTAACCGAGACGGGGGAGTACCGGCCGCTGAAAAGCGCCCCGAACCTCCGCCGGGGCTGGCTGCTCCGGCTCGCCGACGAGGAGGGGCTGTCGGCGGCGATGGGCTATCTCTACCCGGCGGCGGTGGTCCACTGGTACCTGGAGCGCGCCGGGGAGTTGCAGATAACGAGCTACCGTGAGAACGCCGCCCGGCAGACCGGCATCTACCAGCGCATCCAGAGCCTCTCGGACGCGGGGGTGAAGAGGGCGGCGCGGGCTTGCTGCGAGGACTCCGTGTGCCTCAAGAGAACCCTGTGGGACGTGGACGAGCACGTGCCGCTGGACATGGACCGGGGCGGCGGCGAGATACCTTGCCCAGAGCCGTGCAGCGTGTTCGTCTCCTTCGCCCGGCGCGTAAGGGCCTTCGAGCGTGAGGAGGAGCGTGATCTGGCCGACTCTACCGACCTTACCGCCAGCGAGCGCGGGGACCTCGCCGCCCTCGTGGAGGCCGCCTCCACCGGCGACGTGCGGCTCGCCCGCGAGGCAGAGTTCGAGGAGCCGCTAAACGAGCGCCGCATGCGCTACCGGAGCCAGACCCTGACCCCCAAGCTCCAGCCGCCCGGCGACGAGGGGGATGGCGAGTAGGAGGCGCGCCAGGGGACACGCCCGGAGGGCATGACCACACCGGCCAACGACGCCCACCTGGTGCAGCTCGTACGCGGGGCCCTGGGCCGTGACCCGCGCACCAGGAGCCTGCCCCGGGTAAACGTAAGCTCCTGCAAGCTCGTCGTCACGCTTCACGGTAGTCTCACCGCGGAGCAGGGCCGGGCGGTACGGGAGGTCGTGAGCGGTGTGGACGGGGTCGAGGGTATAGTATGCAAGCTGTAGCGGGCTGCGGAGCGGGCCCCGGAGCCGCCAGGGGAGGCTGGAGAATTTTCGCTTGCCGCGTTAGGCTGTGGCTGGCCTGTAGCGTGTTTCTCCCGGAGCGGTATCGGGTACTCCTCGTGAAAGAGCCGAAACGCAGCGAAAAGCAGCGAAAACGAGTAGGGTAAGGCGAGACCAGAGAGATGGAGGAAGTTCTATGGCACGGAGCCAGCTAGTAAGTAACAGGACGAAGGCCAGGGTGGCGCGGAAGGCCGCGCCGTACGCGCTCAAAGGCGGCGCAAAGGCGGCGAAGCTCGGTGGCCGTCACGCCGTACGAGGCGCGAAGGCGGAGGCGAAGCTCGCCAGCAAGGCGTTGAGCTCCAGCGAGCCGAAGTCGGCGCGTTATCTCAAGTACGGACTGTTTGCCGTGGCGGGGCTTGCCGTGGGCAGCCTGCTGGGCCGCTCGGGAGGCGGCCGGGGTGGGACCTCCTCCTCCTTTAGCGGGGGCACCGGCATGCACAACCCCGAGTCGGGCAGCCCGGCCGCCCAGCGGGGCCAGACCTGGGGCTCCGGCTCGCAGGTTGGATCCGCGGGCGGGGCCTCCGGGGCCGCCAACTACCAGACCCCGGGTGAGGCGAACACTATCGGCGCCGACCGCGACTTCTCCGATCCGGCCGCCGGACCCCTAGTAGGCGAGGAAGGACATCCCGAGATGGACATGACGGAGCGGAACCAGATCATCGAGCAGAGGATTCGCACGGGTATCGGGGAGCAGGTGGATACAGAGGGCCTGCCCAAGATAAACGTCGAGGTCAACGACGGCGTCGTGGATCTGCGCGGCCCCGTGCCCTCGGAGGACGTTAAGCAGACCATAGAGAGTGTCGCCACCGCCACGGACGGCGTCCGTGAGGTCAGAAACGAGCTTACGGTGGCCGACGTCTAGCTTGCACCGCAAGGTGTTTTCTGCGCTTTCTGGAGCCCCGGGTTTTGCCCGGGGCTTTTCTATGTCCGCTCCCAACCCGTGTATCTTGTATATATATGCCTCCCCGCAAAGAGCGGAGGGGGAGCGGCCGTGGCCCGGGACCTCCTAGAGCCCGGGCTTTCGCTCGTCTTCTGCGGCTATAACCCGTCGCTCTCGTCCGGCGCCACCGGGTATCACTATGCCCACCGGTCGAACCGGTTCTGGAAGGTTCTCTCGGAGGCCGGCATCACGGACCGGGAGTATTCGCCGGAGCAGGACGTGGAGCTTCTGGAGCGGGGGATAGGATTTACCAACCTGGTCTCCCGCCCGACGCGCCGGGCCGACGAGCTGCAACGGGAGGAGATAAGAGCAGGAGCCGCCGAGCTCCGCCAGAGGCTCTCCGAGTACCGGCCCCGGGCGGTAGCCTACACGGGGATCGGCGTCTACCGGCTGTTCGTATCCACCCGGAAGGTCGAGTGGGGGCTGCAACCCGGGAGCGCCGTGCCGGGCGTCACGGACGTGGTCGTGCCCTCGCCGTCCGGCCTGAACCGCATGAGCCTGCCCGAGCTGGTGGATCATTACCGTCCGCTACGGAGGTTTCTGGAGTAGCCCCGGCGCGGCCGGGATGGTCCGCACGGCGCCCGGTAACGTATACGGAGTATGGCTGCGGAGCACCGGAAGCGGGGAAGCGAGGTAGTTTCTCATGGGAGATAAAAGGCACCAGGGGAGTCTAGCGCGGCGGGCCCTCGGGCCGCTGCTAGCGCTCGTGCTCGTAGCGGGGATGGCCGGGGCGTGCGGCGGGTCCGGGAGCACCGGCGGTGGCCAGCAGGGCGGCGGGGACTCGGGTGGATCCGAGG
Above is a genomic segment from Rubrobacter aplysinae containing:
- a CDS encoding Crp/Fnr family transcriptional regulator; translated protein: MTHEEAADLMDTRLDGSHRDGHGSPQTLPRAASGTSLAPLKSLKDTECGRLAAMIEELELPTTRRRFVPGDVVYQGREPEDGLYILTEGILSVSDLLPGGKSFTTRMLTVSDTFGRLNPTDPEETLTVPSTDAAFYAGYVEASATALTDSEILKVPKALLRRALRLSPEAALSLATLTELRLAEQERLVRVLSSRRTESRLAGLLPLLAEKFSRGDGGDGGEGAVIMLRLTHQDLSDMISTTRESVTKAISDLQARQAIGYSRGLIVLLDPEKLRYAATG
- a CDS encoding carboxylate-amine ligase; translation: MMAEGKSLIPEDAYETGAPEAMLGAEEELWLADPGSGKLAGGAQEILADAPEGDFSGELIDCEIESNSGVHPAPGGVAGDLVSRRRALAGYADGLGRLLGASGTHPIGDFREQEIIDQPHYQRLKEKLGWLIRRNNTFSLHVHYSVGGRERAIYLYNRLREYVPHLLALSANSPFWQNELVDQHSARAFVFSRGVPRAGLPEAFANWFRYTEHLDLLYQTGRIAKLGEIWWDVRPHPVLGTMEIRAFDAQTDAARNEALIILTAALCDRILAEYDSGEPRPILPVREIEENKWSAQQYGLYGEFLDPGRGEAVQTRRAVESLVEWLEAETERDLSGAQRLLEDVPESVRQLQVYRETGSTFAVVRDLATRTTSGLAGP
- a CDS encoding DUF1684 domain-containing protein, which gives rise to MSDYEQLLDYRRRVAEMYARACSPERDEAARLTEFRRERDELFRHHSQSPLPEEDRAGFQGLDYHPYDPALRYTLRVEEAEPETLALDLDGDGTTRLRRFGRVGFELGGAEVSLSLFWIEGYGGGLLLPFRDATSGRESYGGGRYVLDTIKHADLGAEAGGLVVDFNYAYNPSCAYNPLWDCPLPPPENHLPVAVTAGEKAYGEI
- a CDS encoding redoxin domain-containing protein; translated protein: MTPGVGDRAPEFSLPADDWSNEVSLSELNAGGPVVLFFYPGDWSSVCSDQLGFLQASLELFSQRGASVAAVSADSPWSHRAFAEQRGITFPLLSDFRGDALSEYGVQHERGFPERAYFVIDSEGVIRTRRVEDSPGEQPPLNEVLADLDEAL
- a CDS encoding triphosphoribosyl-dephospho-CoA synthase, producing MQRGEGRADRPNKPAPVPAPVIAACVTTTLTLVYSAPTPGVGSRYADTGTSHESRMLSAVPAREALSSLASDGSAAGGVGEAVLEAVRGALLLGADAGQRAAAMLAPLVRSAATGEAASRVLSRLGASEVSPFARALDLAGDPGPLRGALSLALGGSGEARETTLREVMRFTASRDPLAREYARDYEVTRGLAEPALLGSLSRAESARASLVQSYLEVLSEVPDLDVARRAGRQEAEDVSRMARGALKSGGAHSRRGLQAVQNLDGILRADSRLSPTATEPYVIPAAFLVSLAYGPDALVGRLRPATGG
- a CDS encoding CbiX/SirB N-terminal domain-containing protein — its product is MKALVIVGHGSHLNGDSSLPVYEHARRIREEFPEEYDEVVECFWKEEPSMRHVLNTIESEEVYVVPAFISEGYFTQQVIPRELGLDGEVTHRGGKTIRYAGPLGTFDLMADVILERTADLMRDKSPEPGETELVLLGHGTDMNKNSSGVIYLNAERIRERGGYDEIGVGFLDQEPEIKGVVEASDAANLIVLPVFIADGWHTRETIPEDLGLTGEVTRLPGDAGETEKTVFYGAPVGTHPSMAGLIAARARALAPEGSGSSGDSGNSQEREPFASGVS
- a CDS encoding DR2241 family protein, which encodes MHPASPDPARTRPLARRAREAFSAWVSEEPAGRVFAQVLIRRVEPDETPSGPTGGGYELRHADDVDRLPRELNTYEDPRQAREIAKLTETGEYRPLKSAPNLRRGWLLRLADEEGLSAAMGYLYPAAVVHWYLERAGELQITSYRENAARQTGIYQRIQSLSDAGVKRAARACCEDSVCLKRTLWDVDEHVPLDMDRGGGEIPCPEPCSVFVSFARRVRAFEREEERDLADSTDLTASERGDLAALVEAASTGDVRLAREAEFEEPLNERRMRYRSQTLTPKLQPPGDEGDGE
- a CDS encoding BON domain-containing protein, encoding MTTPANDAHLVQLVRGALGRDPRTRSLPRVNVSSCKLVVTLHGSLTAEQGRAVREVVSGVDGVEGIVCKL
- a CDS encoding BON domain-containing protein; this encodes MARSQLVSNRTKARVARKAAPYALKGGAKAAKLGGRHAVRGAKAEAKLASKALSSSEPKSARYLKYGLFAVAGLAVGSLLGRSGGGRGGTSSSFSGGTGMHNPESGSPAAQRGQTWGSGSQVGSAGGASGAANYQTPGEANTIGADRDFSDPAAGPLVGEEGHPEMDMTERNQIIEQRIRTGIGEQVDTEGLPKINVEVNDGVVDLRGPVPSEDVKQTIESVATATDGVREVRNELTVADV
- the mug gene encoding G/U mismatch-specific DNA glycosylase → MARDLLEPGLSLVFCGYNPSLSSGATGYHYAHRSNRFWKVLSEAGITDREYSPEQDVELLERGIGFTNLVSRPTRRADELQREEIRAGAAELRQRLSEYRPRAVAYTGIGVYRLFVSTRKVEWGLQPGSAVPGVTDVVVPSPSGLNRMSLPELVDHYRPLRRFLE